In Mercenaria mercenaria strain notata chromosome 13, MADL_Memer_1, whole genome shotgun sequence, a single window of DNA contains:
- the LOC123528994 gene encoding uncharacterized protein LOC123528994, protein MSSDSVIEEDILEQIDDESEEGDDISKEIGDKRKEIEDKTIENIEEKSVGHFDKKGDDECCNSELETRVESKQETAKLNADIDNKVSIAVINYSGLLAENVLQEALLINDIYSKDIINLNVDEHSDRDRDRDIRKHLIPNENGRILSKENGAGYDSYLLNKLLRSQADPEEVADVNGFDGNEEHFRSKEETYPGLDSEDAYVKAELDRVISDREISDKNNNQMSLGLMDSFDDNVLQTIHEDTELVIEESLRANNMEPIKEVTSTNIGQLAGTKEEIDEAGEAEVDDEKSVDDEKSVDENTAREHDKKSTEIPDNGEDKLIEMILNDDEDPHDSDGENPIKEVPIEDDDSDTSDDEPDCCEMTFKQKQAVVKAVRKGNINRLEKLLEKKNADMGMTWYGENLLMVAVRSEQQEMAEFLIDNDIDWQHERKLVEIDENGIMNVHKITARQMAYDLKMDDLVELLDHKMNNLFPFVKPKPRAPRLRQPIAPFAPPPLDEAIHEEFLIDPDEAKKLQKQVTEQYKQRQREIELENLEMMQKRRKGITSGAENESVHTAKSRHTCSDLNVIRDDISQVFGPDEGYETMSPVSPHRHDYQVPDMKEHISIRATRSFHLKKAFVASKADRFNRMDSPDYPMYQNNLIESIGSYNFESRRWHHPMSAPQVRNYSMESLQDQSVHTGLPFVHGGAGKSVSSSSEKKNINQRRCQSAHSNISPYSQVAKLLEQSRLFSPITTSRSSTPYFPAISSKKSSTSPQTKTRINYIYADRSSAKTKRSDFSSLKTELLPKRKLRC, encoded by the exons ATGAGTTCCGATAGCGTCATAGAAGAGGATATTCTGGAACAGATTGATGATGAAAGTGAAGAAGGAGATGACATAAGTAAAGAAATTGGCGATAAAAGAAAAGAGATAGAAgataaaaccattgaaaatataGAGGAGAAAAGTGTTGGCCATTTCGATAAGAAAGGTGATGATGAATGTTGTAATAGTGAATTAGAAACACGCGTTGAATCTAAGCAGGAAACAGCAAAGTTGAATGCAGACATTGATAATAAAGTTAGTATCGCAGTTATTAACTACTCTGGGCTACTGGCTGAGAATGTTTTACAGGAAGCTCTTCTTATAAATGACATATATTCAAAGGACATTATAAATCTAAATGTGGATGAACACAGTGACAGGGACAGAGACAGAGACATAAGAAAGCATTTAATACCAAATGAAAATGGGCGTATACTTAGTAAAGAAAATGGTGCTGGATATGACAGCTATTTACTAAATAAACTGTTGCGTTCCCAGGCAGACCCTGAGGAAGTGGCAGATGTTAACGGTTTTGATGGAAATGAGGAACATTTTAGAAGTAAAGAAGAGACATATCCAGGCCTCGATAGTGAAGACGCCTATGTAAAAGCGGAGTTAGATCGAGTTATTTCAG ATCGAGAGATCAGTGACAAGAACAATAACCAGATGTCACTGGGTCTGATGGACTCTTTTGATGACAATGTACTTCAGACAATCCACGAGGATACCGAACTTGTTATTGAAGAAAGTTTACGGGCCAACAACATGGAACCTATAAAAGAAGTTACAAGTACCAATATAGGACAACTAGCTGGTACGAAAGAG GAAATTGATGAAGCTGGAGAAGCTGAAGTAGACGACGAAAAATCGGTAGACGACGAAAAATCGGTAGACGAAAACACAGCAAGAGAACACGataaaaaatcaacagaaattcCAGACAATGGAGAGGACAAATTGATAGAAATGATTCTGAATGATGATGAAGATCCACATGATAGCGATGGGGAAAACCCGATTAAAGAAGTACCAATAGAAGACGATGATAGTGACACAAGTGACGATGAACCGGACTGTTGTGAAATGACTTTCAAACAAAAGCAG GCTGTAGTGAAAGCTGTCAGAAAGGGAAACATAAATCGCCTGGAAAAGCTACTGGAGAAAAAGAATGCTGATATGGGCATGACATGG TATGGGGAAAATCTATTGATGGTGGCAGTACGATCGGAACAGCAAGAGATGGCAGAATTCCTCATTGATAACGACATTGACTGGCAACACGAAAGAAAACTTGTC GAAATTGACGAAAATGGCATCATGAATGTTCATAAAATAACGGCCAGACAAATGGCGTACGATTTAAAAATGGATGACTTAGTGGAACTCCTCGAtcataaaatgaacaatttattcCCGTTTGTAAAACCTAAACCTCGAGCACCTCGTTTACGACAGCCCATCGCACCGTTTGCACCTCCTCCATTAGATGAAGCAATACACGAGGAATTTCTGATAGACCCTGATGAagctaaaaagttacagaaaCAAGTCACAGAGCAGTATAAACAAAGACAGAGAGAAATTGAATTAGAAAACTTGGAAATGATGCAAAAGAGAAGGAAGGGAATTACTTCAGGTGCTGAGAATGAAAGTGTTCATACAGCTAAATCAAGGCACACGTGTTCAGACTTAAATGTAATACGTGATGATATAAGCCAAGTGTTCGGACCGGATGAAGGATACGAGACAATGTCACCGGTATCACCGCATAGACATGACTACCAAGTGCCTGATATGAAAGAACATATAAGCATTCGAGCAACTCGTTCCTTTCACCTTAAAAAGGCATTCGTTGCTTCGAAAGCGGATCGATTCAACCGAATGGACTCCCCAGACTATCCAATGTATCAGAACAATTTAATTGAATCCATCGGAAGTTATAATTTTGAAAGCCGTAGATGGCATCATCCTATGTCAGCTCCTCAAGTCAGGAATTACTCAATGGAAAGTCTACAAGACCAGTCTGTTCATACGGGGCTGCCTTTTGTTCACGGAGGGGCAGGCAAATCTGTTTCATCTAGCAGTGAgaagaaaaatataaatcagAGGCGTTGCCAAAGTGCACATAGTAATATTTCACCGTATTCACAAGTTGCCAAACTTTTAGAACAGTCACGCCTTTTCAGTCCTATAACTACTTCTAGGTCATCGACCCCATATTTCCCAGCCATATCAAGTAAGAAAAGTAGTACATCACCCCAAACCAAAACAAGAATCAATTATATCTACGCCGATCGTTCTTCCGCAAAGACCAAACGCAGTGATTTTTCTTCTTTGAAAACTGAATTGTTACCGAAACGGAAACTCCGATGTTAG